The DNA region GattcttgcacttatttgtcagGAGTACTTAAATCAGATGTAGTTTGTCAATTGACaaactacaaatatttcaattttttaattgattttgtttcagagactgggagtgaaaaccctaaagaatttcagaagataGGTAAAAAGTAGGTAACGAACAAACTTGttcgatatttatttttctgttcaaaaatgctggaacaggtcaatttttcatgtataattgatGAAAATCACAATTACAAAAATTAATGAACATATAACTGATACGTTCTTTAAACTATCACCAATTGCTAAAATGCATCTCATTGTGCTCAAAATACAtggaaataaaaattcgaatttaatATGTGTAATTTACATCGCTTATTAGAAAAGGTTCATCCAAAAACACATAGGTCTACCTATTTCTGACAGGAAAATTagaaagaatttaaaaaaaaattcaaactatcCAACACTCCTCGTTGGGGGTCCATGACAAACTCCTCAATCATGGTATGAAAGTTGCGTAGATTATTTtctaaataaaaattgattttttttaattttttttacagaatagTGAATATCAAAGATATTCATTCTGTGTGTTATTTTTTACTCTTCTTCATATTCCATATAATTAGTAGGAGGAGGTTGTGAATTGAAAGCAAAGAATGAGCAGCTTACTGAATATTTTTGGAACCTCATCTCTGAATGGATGAATggtatataaaaatatttttttactgtATCATGAGCTGCTCTTCACGTAAATTTGGCAATTTTCTTTGTTATTCGTGAAGTCTTTTTTTCAAACTATTAATTTTTATCTTAATTTCACTGTACTCCAGATTAACAGAGATATTTTTCGGATGAGTTTCAAATTACTGAGAGTTTTACGTATCTATGTGGAGATCCGCACTTTTTTCAATTACGTAGGAACAGTATTCGCTAATTGTTTAATGTCTTATTTCCCAATTCAATGAAAATCAGTCGAGTGATTCCTGTATCTCAAAAATCCAATAATCACCAGTTTTAGAAATATTGggcatatatttttttctgggaGACACGCAGCGTTGAGCGAGCTCAGTACATGGATTGGTGACCGCCCTGGATGTAAGTTTGAGCAAATTTACAAAGCTCCTGAGATACGTCAaggatttcctcatttttctagCGATAATCGATCTGCAGGCGTTTCCAAAAGAGTATGGACGACAGATAcaggaatttttttatgatttttggaTATCTATAAGCATGTCCCTAGATTGCTGTGAAAGGGCCGGTTTATTCACATATCGTTAAGGCAATTGGGCAGTTTAACGATAGGCCAATGAACCATGCCTATCCTAACACAAACTTCTCAGTATCTCTTCAGTAACTAGCAAAACGATTAATGGTTATGAATATACCCAAAATAGTCACGCAGGTAGTCTTTAAATACAACAAACGAAATTTAACAACCATTTTACAGAGAGGTCCAATGCAAtattattggaaaaaatatCCAAAACTGTGAACAATCTGATTCTATAAAATATTATAGATCCAGATTGCTAGATACCAGATACTGGATTATCAGATATGGTAAAATATTACCATAAAAAGTTTCAACCAAATACTATATTTGTAAGTTGGACTAATTTTTATTGACATGCATAATTAACAATCGGTAATAACGAACATTTGGAACATGAAATATCTGGAAGAATTGCAGACGCTTCTGAAGTTgtaggaataaattttttcaacctaTTGGACTCTTATCTGAAATCTTAATTATGGCAGCTCATCAGATCAATTTTTTTAGTATATAGAACCGTATCCATGTCCATGCACATGACTGAGAGGATAACCATAGTTCAAACCATTGCCATAGTACAATCCATTTCCATGTAGGTATCCTAGATCACCATAGGCACTCCCATATCCTAAACCATGACCGTAGGATGCAACCACAGGAGTATGGTAATCGACTCTTGAGCTATAGCTCGTAGCTGCTGGAACGCCATGTCCATATCCTCCAAGAATGTAGCTGGGAGCAGCAGCTGAATATGACACAATAGCAAGGATTACCAAAAATTTGAACATTCTGAATTAGTTTTGAATGTGACTGTTCTGCGTCTGAATTGATACTGATTAGTTGAGATAACATAATGCTTTATATATCCttattatctgaaaatattcgatTTCTTTCGATGTAAAAGTAGTTTGGTAATCCAAACTTGAACCTAAATTAAAACTTATGAAAAACAGAGGTAGTTACGCATTGACCCCccaaattttttgttgaaatattcacACAAATGATGCATAATTCTAATTCTGAATGGATGAGGGAATGTCACAATTTCAGTGTTACTTCTTCGGGAAACtgatattattccaataaacaGTCAAATATGTGTGATTGTATGAGGAAACAATGGAATTCGTTGTTTATTCCCTGGAATGGGTTTCCCAATGTTATAGCCAATTTGAAACTATTCATTTCATGACAGGCTATTATTCAATCTTGAAgactttaaaatttttgtgtctATTGATGATTTTCGATCAGATTCATaaaattgggttttttgaatgaaAGTCAGAGAGCAGCAATTGTGGATACATTTCTTTCATATCAAGTGATTGCGATTCATTTAGGAAGCGGTTAGAATAAAATTTTCcagataataaaatattttctttccTCATGAGCAGAAAACTCTGCCTATGTTGATTCATCCGAAAAAAAAGGTGTCGAAGAATAGAAAACACTGCAAAATTTATAcgaaaacttttttgttttgagtattttcaaaatattttgacttctCTCATAttccatttgaatttgaaaaaaataattcatgaaaCAAGCGGGTTAGGAACAATATTCATTATCAAATTGCACTACTGAATCCTGATAGAAACAACAAACaatgatttgaaatttgaattacatctctgattattaaattttcaagttgcttttcgatttttaaattttattaagTTTGGTTCTCAAAGATAACTAATAGTGCATTATCTCTTGCATTGAACagtaatatttcataaaattataattgcgAATTCAGTTCATGGGATTCgagaagtgttttttttttcatttcaaccttCAACGTAAGTAGATTGAAATCAAGAGTATTAAGGATAGTTGTCAGATGGTTCTTGGtttttgtgtaaaatttcatcgACGTGTGTGCTGATATATGGCTTATTTTGAACGTTTTTTCGAATCgtaaatattgaaatatgaaaattcaagagGCGAAGTATTTTTCGAGatttctcaatatttccacaaatattttacagaatcttttgtttttgagggagctgaaaattattttgaagagGTTTTTCATCAATAAAGAATAAAACAATGGACGTACGGTACGGAACAAAGGACCAATATTGGATCAcactaaatgaaaattttcaaaaagtatACTCAAAAATATGTGTCTCTAATCTCATATTCAACCATTGAAaagttatctccaaaaataatatttattgatgTTCTACGCACGGTAAAATGTATAATTAAATATTTGAATAATGGTACATTTTCATTTGAGCACTCAGGatgtataaatatttttttgtataataatagaatgatcacgcctaaacaggaggcaatgaatacaataagaaggataaattcagatgcataccacccgccgatatgaatatcaacaagtgttacgatctgaattgaactagccaatttgccatcgtcaagtctccaaatggagtacgctccatcgaagaaatgcagatgctgaccatggtttcggtctcatttgacctcatcagagcaacatagcattttcctccgatggagaacgtttggaattgattgaactttattcaatatattgaataaagtttttgTATATTGAATATACTTAAATACACAAGATTTTCTAACAATTTGGAGGGATTCTCACATGGGCGTAGACATGTATAGGGCCCAAGCATAAAACTACATTGAGCTTCCTAGGCTCCTCCCAAAAAAAATTCTGGCTACGACAATGGCTTCTTATTATTCCTCCCCTTTTTTACTGTCTCACTTTTACACCATTTGAACCTACAAATTAGgcttttttgttttgttatccCTATAAGAAAATGAGCAAATCTAAAACACACATTATTTTCTggaagaatttttgaaaaactttaaTTGATTCATAAGCCATTTATACTTTTTTGAAGAACAACTTGAGATAAATAGAGGAAGAATGGTACGAAAATTGAGTGCCGTCCTAAAACTTATAAACAAAGGATTCTGAAGTTTATAAAGCGGTAATGAGACAACTAGGGTTGATGAAAAAACtcatgcagttcatgacatgattttatcagattgtcgaattgggctaaaagagatatctgaagcactgaatatttcatatgaacgcgttcatcagaaagttcacgtcaatttggacatgagaaaaattgatgcaaaatggttccccaaatgtttgaatgttgaccaaaggcgtgcaagggtagaagcatcgccttcgatctgtgctcgatttgaaaacgatgtcgacttctcaaaccgaattgttactatggatgagacttgggtacatttctacgatccagaaacaaagcaacaatcgatggaatggcggcactctgcttctccaagacctaaaaagtttcgtgtccaaaaattttctgaaaaagttctagcttcagttttttgggattgtcatggagtaatcatggttgattttttgaataagggtagaacaatatccggagattactattcgaccaAATACCTattagattactattcgacattactgaccattctacgggaaaaattcaagaaaaaagatacggaaagctatccaaaggtgttttgtttttgcaggacaacgcccctgcacacaaatctcatgttgccatgcaaaaaattcgtgatttagggtttgaattactaaaaccccctccttattcaccagatttggctccatccgactatcatctctttcctcaactgaattaaagtttgaaaggtcgtaaattttcttccaacgaggaggtaataaaagctttggaggtcttgtttgcagagtaagaaggaacattttttttcaaggatctaaagacgttacaggttcgttgtaataaatgtatctaattaagaggagaatatgttgagtaataaaatattttgacattgaaattttgtttggttttttagtgggctaagaatttttcaatatatcctcgtattttgcCTAAACTATATGTGTCTATATTTTACGCCAGATGTTAGTTATTGGAGCCATATTTGTGAGACATTACAATTTGTATGATGAATATTAGATACGTAGGATATTCAATAGggaagaaaacgagaaaaattgttcggaataatttatTTATGGATATACATGAACACATTGGATTTTTCATTTAAAACATATTTAATTGGCTGAACTTATTTACATTTTTCACAAAAGGATTCTTGGACTTCGAGTCGTAGCTTCCAGATCAATATAGACTACCGTAGCCATATCCATGAGCCAAGCCATGTCCATATCCTAAGTCGTTACTGTAATACAACCCACTTCCATAGGGGTAGCCTACACTGCCATAATGTCCTCCATATCCTAAGCCATAGGATGAAACCACAGGCGCTGCAACCACAGTCTTTGCAATCACAGGTGAAGGATAATCGATCCTGGAGCTGTAGCTCGTAGCTGCGGGAATACCGTAGCCGCCAACAAGATATCCTGGAGCTGCAGCCACATAAGCTACGAGGGCGAGAAGTAGAACAAACTTGAACATTTTGAGATATTTGTTGTTGGTTTTGCGATGTCGCAGTGAACTATGATTTTTAAGGATCCAGTCAAAGTATTTATACCCCATTTTGAGGAATCGAACAATAAAGCAATTCTCCCGTAATATGTACTTGAACTTAAATTAGTTGACGAAAAACAAAGGTTGTTACGCATGGATGGCGGCCTCGGTTGAGTCCTATGTCGAAATATTCAACTCAATTATGAATAATCTTGAGGAATGGAACTGTAACATTTTTTGTTACATTCATCAAATTTTTTAAGGCTCCTTGATTATTGCGTACAATACGTGGTAAATTTCGTGTGATTCAATTCATAGTTGTAAAAGTGtttcttcatgaaatatttccataCTGAGAACAGTGGAGGTCCATACGCCTGTAATATTAACATAAAATGTGAAATTTCGTAAACATTATGTTCATTCAGCCAACTGATATACATAATGAAATAATGTTTTATATGAACAGTAATATTCCAGGAATTCCAATTTTTCCTGATATTATGTCAAAAtcataacaaagttgaaaaaaaaaacaactttcggCATATTGTTTGCGAGTTCTCCTTTTCAGTATGACAGCTTTCGTTTTCTCTGATATGGGCAGTCTGGTAGAACCAATATACCATTGTGGGTGTGGAACTGAAGGATAATTCTagagaaaatataattttttctctattgCCTGACGGATCATTAAGACATTTTGTATTGTAGAATGCTATTGGGTATCAAATTCGAATCAGTGAACCCAAACCCAACACTCAATTGTCTACAAGATGCAACCAAAGAAACGCTAAATTCCTATCttcaattgaaatatatttataagTTTTTTTTAATCCGATTTAATTAAAGAACTACAAAATGAAACTGATTTCTTGAATTTCTCTGaattgtacgaggatatattgaaaaattcttagcccactatagaaccaaacaaaatttcaatgttaaaatatgactcaacatatcctcctcttaattgaaaacatttattacagcgaacctgcaacctccctagacctttaaaaaaaaatgttttttcttgctgtgcaaaccagaccttcacagcttttattaccttctcgttggaagaaaatttacgactttttaaacttttttcagttgagaaaagagatgatagtcggatggagcctaatctgctggaaaagcagggtgttctagtaattctaaacctaaatctcgaattttttgcatggcacaatgagattcgtgtgcaggggccttgtcctgcaaaagcaaaacacatttggatagttttccgcgtcttttctctttatttttttcccttagagtggtcagtaatgttgaatagttatctccggttattgttctacccttatccaaaaaatcatcatgattaatccatggcaattccaaaaaagcaagaacttttccagcagattcttggacacgaaacttcttaggtcttggagaaccagagtgtcgctattcaatagattgttgctttgtttctggatcgcagaaatgtacccaagtctcatccatagtaacaattcgttttaagaagtctacatcgttttcaaatcgagcacagatcgaacgcgatacttctacccttgcacgctttcgtttaacattaaaacatttggggatccattttgcagcaatttttctcgtgTCCAAATTGGCGTGAActatatatgatgaacgcgttcgtatgaaatattcagtgcttcagatatccgttttagcccaattcgaaggtctgataaaatcatatcatgaaatgcatcgatattttcggggactgacacagaaattggccttcctgatcggtcatcatcttcaatgaaaaaatcacctctttgaagcttgcagtccaattttcacggtcgcatacgaaggacattgatcaccaagggtattaagcatatcttcgtaaatctgcttacctcttaacccttttaaatacaggtacttgatgatggctcgatactccaatttttcgatattcacaatttcggtggacatcttctttcttttaattcattgcgtaactcatACCgtgttaaagttccataaaagaaaataggttCCTCATTTTGCCATTGACTGATGGATACCGaactcaaattttttttgtatgctACAAGGATAGGTAATCaatcttttaaattttttgataacatgtcaatctttatgaaaacaaactgatgtctttcattcaaaatcgtgtggcataaaatatgctaacagatactccagccacttgagataaaacccgaacagaggttcgtggagcttctgtcttctgtcatcatagtttcattattgctgaataactctgaggttttcttctttggtcgaccactactTTTTTTGCTTAAatatacctgtttcgtcaacacatcccAAAAGAgtactttcgaaagattgattctttcagcaacattgggatataCATTGGCAATGTCACTGGGAAAATTAAGGAATATTTCCCctctccttctattttctccccaatttaGAAGTccgattcaataataaatgttCTTTAAACGTCAgtaaccatctttataatttcctggtaattttaattcaacaacaatccaaaatgccaacttctaacttgacagtttacctggaaaatagtacagcaaaagctgattacgtttagacacgaaataccGACGttcaaaattttggattttttgaGGAACAATGTAATTTtacatatactgcattcacttttattttagcagtcggttggccatggaaatttgacacatttcactctgtatagtacgaaaatgtggggttatgaagcttgtcaaaacatttttgggttttaaatcaacgctatgttgcctgttttacgtaaaagtttctgttattacgtattttatcgacaatgtcgaatctcttcggaaaatatgtgacgaacataattgaagtttatacaaactgattgaaggcataccaaatccagttatttgcatggaaaatacaagagatcagtataatatcataatattatgcactttggcttacatcatttgtagatttca from Coccinella septempunctata chromosome 1, icCocSept1.1, whole genome shotgun sequence includes:
- the LOC123322260 gene encoding glycine-rich protein-like, which produces MGYKYFDWILKNHSSLRHRKTNNKYLKMFKFVLLLALVAYVAAAPGYLVGGYGIPAATSYSSRIDYPSPVIAKTVVAAPVVSSYGLGYGGHYGSVGYPYGSGLYYSNDLGYGHGLAHGYGYGSLY